From the genome of Bradyrhizobium elkanii USDA 76, one region includes:
- the panB gene encoding 3-methyl-2-oxobutanoate hydroxymethyltransferase, producing the protein MSVQSAIKRKTAPDLRARKNGEPIVMLTSYHAHTAALVDRHCDAILVGDSLGNVMHGFETTVPVTLDMMILQGRAVMRGSQAALVVVDMPFGSYEGSKEQAFQSAVRIMKETLCGAVKLEGGARMAETVAFLSERGIPVMGHIGLTPQSINTLGSFRAQGREEENWAPIENDARAIAEAGAFSIVVEAVAEPLARKITQSIAVPTIGIGASAACDGQVLVLEDMLGLSPRAPKFVRRYGNLGPMIEEAIAGYARDVKSRAFPGPEHVYGMKKS; encoded by the coding sequence ATGTCTGTTCAATCCGCCATCAAGCGCAAGACCGCGCCTGATCTCCGCGCCCGCAAGAACGGCGAGCCGATCGTGATGCTGACGTCCTATCATGCGCACACCGCGGCGTTGGTCGACCGTCATTGCGACGCCATCCTGGTCGGCGACTCCCTCGGCAACGTCATGCATGGCTTCGAGACCACGGTGCCGGTGACCCTCGACATGATGATCCTGCAGGGCCGCGCGGTGATGCGCGGCTCGCAAGCCGCGCTCGTCGTGGTGGATATGCCGTTCGGCTCCTATGAGGGCTCGAAGGAGCAGGCGTTCCAGTCCGCGGTGCGGATCATGAAGGAGACGCTGTGCGGCGCGGTCAAGCTCGAGGGCGGTGCGCGGATGGCGGAGACGGTGGCGTTCCTGTCCGAGCGCGGCATTCCGGTGATGGGGCATATCGGTCTGACTCCGCAGTCGATCAACACGCTCGGCTCGTTCCGCGCGCAGGGCCGCGAGGAGGAGAACTGGGCGCCGATCGAGAACGACGCCAGGGCGATTGCAGAAGCGGGCGCGTTCTCGATCGTCGTCGAGGCGGTCGCCGAGCCGCTGGCGCGCAAGATCACACAGTCGATCGCCGTGCCCACCATCGGCATCGGCGCCAGCGCGGCCTGTGACGGCCAGGTGCTGGTGCTGGAGGACATGCTCGGCCTGTCGCCGCGGGCGCCGAAATTCGTGCGCCGCTACGGCAATCTCGGGCCGATGATCGAGGAGGCGATCGCGGGCTATGCGCGCGACGTGAAGAGCCGCGC
- a CDS encoding NnrU family protein, producing MGLLVMILGLVLFLGVHVLSSLREIRADLIKAMGEGIYKIAYSLASAAGLVLIIWGFAHYRATGWIDVWTPPTAFKHIAVALMLPAVILVVASYLRGRIYTTLKHPMLAGVKLWAFAHLLANGDLGSIILFGSFLGWAVYDRISLKRRTDAGAPPIPVGGPTNDLIAIAVGVIVYLALAFAFHPVVIGVPVMGA from the coding sequence GTGGGACTGCTCGTCATGATCCTGGGTCTCGTGCTGTTCCTCGGCGTCCATGTGCTGTCCAGCCTGCGCGAGATACGCGCCGACCTGATCAAGGCGATGGGCGAGGGCATCTACAAGATCGCCTATTCGCTCGCCTCCGCGGCCGGGCTCGTGCTGATCATCTGGGGCTTTGCGCATTATCGCGCGACCGGATGGATCGACGTCTGGACGCCGCCGACAGCGTTCAAGCACATCGCGGTGGCGCTGATGCTGCCTGCCGTCATCCTGGTCGTCGCCTCCTATCTCCGCGGCCGCATCTACACCACGCTGAAGCATCCGATGCTCGCCGGCGTGAAGCTGTGGGCGTTCGCGCATCTGCTCGCCAATGGCGATCTCGGCTCGATCATCCTGTTCGGCTCGTTTCTCGGCTGGGCGGTCTATGACCGCATCTCGCTGAAGCGCCGCACGGATGCCGGCGCGCCGCCGATTCCGGTGGGCGGCCCAACCAACGACCTGATCGCGATTGCGGTCGGTGTCATCGTCTATCTGGCGCTGGCGTTTGCGTTCCACCCGGTCGTGATCGGCGTGCCTGTCATGGGAGCCTGA
- a CDS encoding peptide chain release factor 3 — protein MSDISVSAESPSRSPLSEEVARRRTFAIISHPDAGKTTLTEKLLLFGGAINLAGQVKAKGERRNTRSDWMKIERERGISVVTSVMTFEFNDLVFNLLDTPGHEDFSEDTYRTLTAVDSAVMVIDAAKGIEARTRKLFEVCRLRDIPIITFINKMDRESRDTFELLDEIEKTLALDTTPMTWPVGRGRDFLGTYDVVNGGVRLLEGGGAKTGATEQIDIADLGKRNPNLDVAEVKDELALASEACKPFELAAFREGHLTPVYFGSALRNFGVGDLLEGLGKFAPAPRAQDSDLRKVEASEPRMSAFVFKIQANMDPNHRDRIAFARLCSGKLSRGMKAKLVRTGKNMSLSSPQFFFAQDRSVADEAFAGDVVGIPNHGTLRIGDTLTEGEDLTFVGVPSFAPEIVRRVRLTDAMKAKKLKEALQQMSEEGVVQVFRPRDGAPALVGVVGPLQLDVLKARLDAEYSLPVEFEISEFSLARWISSDDRKQLDAFIAANNSGIADDVDGDPVFMAKNEFYLGYTRERAEGITFSNVKDVKKKA, from the coding sequence CTCGCACCCGGACGCTGGCAAGACCACGCTGACGGAAAAGCTGCTGCTGTTCGGCGGCGCCATCAATCTCGCGGGCCAGGTCAAGGCCAAGGGCGAGCGGCGCAACACGCGCTCGGACTGGATGAAGATCGAGCGTGAGCGCGGCATCTCGGTCGTCACCTCGGTGATGACCTTCGAGTTCAACGACCTCGTGTTCAACCTCTTGGACACGCCGGGCCACGAGGACTTTTCGGAAGATACCTACCGCACGCTGACCGCGGTCGATTCCGCGGTCATGGTGATCGACGCCGCGAAAGGCATCGAGGCGCGCACCCGAAAGCTGTTCGAGGTGTGCCGGCTGCGCGACATCCCGATCATCACCTTCATCAACAAGATGGACCGCGAGAGCCGCGACACGTTCGAGCTTCTGGACGAGATCGAGAAGACTCTGGCGCTCGACACCACGCCGATGACCTGGCCGGTCGGCCGCGGCCGCGACTTCCTCGGCACCTATGACGTCGTCAATGGCGGCGTGCGGCTGCTCGAGGGCGGCGGCGCCAAGACCGGCGCCACCGAGCAGATCGACATCGCCGATCTCGGCAAGCGCAACCCCAATCTCGACGTCGCCGAGGTCAAGGACGAACTCGCGCTGGCCTCGGAGGCCTGCAAGCCGTTCGAGCTCGCGGCGTTCCGCGAGGGCCATCTGACGCCGGTCTATTTCGGCAGCGCGCTGCGCAATTTCGGCGTCGGCGACTTGCTGGAGGGCCTCGGCAAGTTCGCGCCGGCGCCGCGTGCGCAGGACTCGGATTTGCGCAAGGTCGAGGCATCGGAGCCGCGCATGAGCGCATTCGTGTTCAAGATCCAGGCCAACATGGATCCGAACCACCGCGATCGCATCGCGTTCGCCCGGCTGTGCTCCGGAAAACTCAGCCGCGGCATGAAGGCCAAGCTGGTGCGCACTGGCAAGAACATGAGCCTGTCGAGCCCGCAGTTCTTTTTCGCGCAGGACCGCTCGGTCGCCGACGAGGCCTTTGCCGGCGACGTCGTCGGCATTCCCAACCACGGCACGCTGCGGATCGGCGACACCCTGACCGAGGGCGAGGATCTGACCTTCGTCGGCGTGCCGAGCTTCGCGCCGGAAATCGTCCGCCGCGTCCGGCTGACCGATGCGATGAAGGCAAAAAAGCTGAAGGAAGCCTTGCAGCAGATGTCGGAGGAGGGCGTCGTGCAGGTGTTCCGTCCGCGCGACGGCGCGCCGGCGCTGGTCGGGGTGGTCGGCCCGCTGCAGCTCGACGTGCTGAAGGCGCGGCTCGACGCGGAATATTCGCTGCCGGTCGAGTTCGAGATCTCTGAATTCTCGTTGGCGCGCTGGATCTCGTCCGACGACCGCAAGCAGCTTGATGCGTTCATCGCCGCCAACAATTCCGGCATCGCCGACGACGTCGACGGTGATCCCGTGTTCATGGCCAAGAACGAGTTCTATCTCGGCTACACCCGCGAGCGCGCAGAGGGCATCACCTTCTCCAACGTCAAGGACGTGAAGAAGAAGGCGTAG